In Chiloscyllium punctatum isolate Juve2018m chromosome 39, sChiPun1.3, whole genome shotgun sequence, the genomic stretch TAGGTATGGGCACAGGGTGGGACTGGTATAGGATGGGTACGGCTAATTTAGATTTGTAAAATAGGACCAATATGAGATAGGCATGGATAGATGCAGGACGGGGCTCAAATGTGGATTGGAGGGAAAGATATGAGACAGGTACAGGATGGTATGGAATGGATACAAGATGGTTATGGAAGGGTACAGTGCACTACTGACAGGTACAGGCTGGGAAAGGATGGGTACAGGGTGGATATAAGATGGAAATGGGTTTGCACAGGATGAGTATAGGATGGTTACAGGACAGGTATAGGATGGGTACAAGATGTTTACACAACAGGTAAAGGATGCATAAAGGACGGTTACAGGACAGGTATAGGATGGGTATAGAATGGTTACAGGACAGGTAAAGATGAGTATAAGATGGTTACAGAAGGGTACTAAGTACTACCAACAGGTACAGGCTGGGAAAGGATGGGTACAGGGTGGGTATAAGATGGATATGGGGTTTGCACAGGATGGCTACAGGACGGATACACTGCTGAGCATGATTTCCAATGTACAAATAGTGCATGTTTCACTAATCTTTCAGAGCCAATCAATTAAGCCGATTGCTACTCTGAGCCCTGAGTCCTCCAATCAGAACAGCCCCTTATTCAAAGCCACAACAGCTGGATTTTTCCCGCTGAGATTCGATGTACTCATCGATTCGGAATTTGGGTTCGTTGGGTTGATTGACAGATCTGTGTTTCAGCtccctggaatgagagagagaacatgcATTATTACTGCAGTCTGTTTATtgacacccctccccaaccctacaTCCCATCCAGCTGTGGGAATCTGACTGACCTGTATCTGTCCCATACCCTCTTCAAATCCACCCTTTCCCAGCCCATTAACCCACGGAGAATCCAGACCATGGAAAAGAGCCTGATAGAACCAGGCATTGGAATGGTGCCATATCCTGTCCACATTAAGAATATAGAACACTACAGCTCAGTGAGGCCCTTTGGGCCTCAAAGTTGTGTTAAGCCTTTGACCCACTCCAaggtcaaactaacctacataccctttatTATTGTACTATCTTCCTTGATGTATCCGACTCTACtatcaccgctggcagtgcattccacacacccaccactctctgtgtaaagaactgacctctgacatctcccctaaaccttccttgaatcaccttaaaattatgcctcctggtgatagccatttccaccctgggaaaacgtctctggctatccactctatctacgcctctcatcatcttgttacacttctatcaagtcacctctcatctttcttcACTCCCATGAGAAAAACCTAACTCCCTTTCTTCATAGGAcattccctccagtccaggcagcatcctggtgaatcttctctacaccctctttaaagtttccacatctttcctctaatgaagcaaccagaactgaacgcaatattccaagattGGTCTATTCAGggctctacagagctgcagcgtaatcttgcagctcttaaacttcaATCCCCCTCctagtgaaagccaacacaccatatgccctcttgaaaactcaatcaacttgggtggcaactttgagtgatctttggacatggactccaagacccctctgttcctccacactgcctttaaccctgtattctgcattaaattcaaccttccaaaatgaatcacttcacacttttccaggttgaactccatctgccacttcttagcccagttctgcatcctgtcaatgtcctgttgcaacctacaccAGCCCTTCATACTAgataccactccaccaacctttgtgtgattggcaaacttactaacccacccttccacttcctcatccaagtcatttataaaattcacaacaagcagaggtcccagaaccaatccctgcagaacagcactggtcaccgagctccaggctgaatacttcccatctaccaccatcctctgtcttttacgggccagccaattctgtatccagacagccagatttccctgtatccagtGCCTTGTTACTTTCTGAATGactctactgtggggaaccttatcaaactcctcgctaaaatccatgtacatctcaCCTACTGCTCTACcaacatgttttgtcacatcttcaaagaattcaataaggtttgtgaggcatgacctgtcccctcataaagccatgctgactatttctaattaaactatggttttccaagtaatcataaatcctgtcactcagaatcctctctaataagttgcccaccacagatgtaagacagatcccaggattattcctattccctttcttgaacaagggaataacaactgtcaccctccaatcatctggcaccactctagtggatagtgaggacacaaagatcattgccaaaggtgcagtaacctcttccctcgcttcctgctGTAACCTTATTCCACAAAGCTCAATGAACACAAAAACTATTGGATTATCTGGTTGTCAACTAGTTGGTCTTTACTGTCCCTTTATTGACTTGCTCTGAACAGTTCTGATAGCCCATATTCCAACATCAAATCCAAACTTACTTAGCCACAGCCAGAAATGCCAGCTCAACATTGATACCAGTTTTGGCACTGGTCTCTATGAAAGGAACTCCATATTcctgtggataagagacaggcaTATTATTAGTATAGGATAAGAGCTTGGATAGGTTCTGAACATCTTACACATCCTGTcacagtcgatgtttcgagcatgttcctgatgaagagcttatgctcgtaacatcgattctcctgctcctcggatgctgcctgaccagctgtgcttttccagcaccacactctctgatAATGAAAGATGAGCTTAGATCCAGGAGCTGATTTTACAATGGCAGCCGGCAACCTTACCCATCATGGCACACATGGCAAGGTACATATGTGGGTTCGAGAGGTGAACCCATTGGGTTTTGAGGAGACAACTAAAGTATTACTAAGCATCCTTCACTTCCTCAGACATCCCAAATCTCCTTAAAGCCAATAAAAATCTGTGGAAGTGGAGTCACTATTGTGATGCAAAATATGTGGTAGCTAAACTCGATGTAGCAAGGCACCATAAACACCAATGTATTAATATCTTATTAATGGTGATACTAAAGGCTTAGATGCTTGGAAGCACACTGAAGAAAACTCCCCTACTCTTCCTCACATAATGCCAAGGGATCTTCACACCTTGAAGAGCACAGACCAGGCTACAATGCACTGTGTTGCACTTTCCCAACCTGCACTGTAGTGATTTAGGTGACCAGGTTCTGGAGTAGGAATTGAACCCCCAACCTCCTGACTCAGATGTAGGAGGTGCTACCCTTTGAGACAACTAAAACTTGTCGATTTCACATTGTGCAGAGTGGCTACTGTATATGTCTGAACTGCATTTCACTGATACGAGTGTGTTCAGCTTACCCTGGCCAATTTCTCGCCTTCTTCTCTCTTGATGGCTCTCTCACTGGTTATGTCAGCCTGCAATGAGAAAACAGAGCAATCTGGATGAATGTAGTGTGTTTCAAGTGGATATGTATATGTGACACAATTGACGATTCAACTGGGTAAGAAGCTGTATGATGATCAAAAGATGGTGATGGTCAAGGGAGATGATGGTCAAGGAATAGTGATAGTCAAGACACAGTGATAGTCAATAGAGGGTGGTCAAGAGCTAGCTATTGGTCAAGTATGAGCGACAGGCTATACCATATCAGAGCAAGTATAAGAACAGTGAGAAGGACCAAGGGTCAAAAAATACTTTCTGGATGGAGATAAAGGAGCATACATGTGGGAAAAAAGCAGTTTATGTGCATTATATTTATTCTAAATAGATAATATAAATCCTCCCATTGGATCTCCATTATGATTCACATTATTCCCAGTCACTGGGAATGTGTCAAATTATTTAATGATGAACACTGTGTCTTGGATGAGTGGAGATGAGGAACAGATATTATGAATGAGAGATTGTGGGCATAATAATATAACAGACAGAATTCAAATGGGTGGAAGGATTGGATGTTGTGTAAGATTCTTTGAAGTACACCTTAACATCTAGAAGAATTGTTAGAATACAACAACAAGGTGGTGAAGACTTTAGAGAACAAGCCTCAAATTTGGGGGGGTGGAGAtcatgagaactgcagatgctggagatcagaatggataaagtgtggagctggaaaaagcctcagcaggtcaaacagcatcagaggaggaggggagttgatgtttcaggtcggaTCAGGTCTGATCATTCTGTTGAAAGGTTCTGAgctgaaacgttgattcccctCCTCCTCTGATACTGCTTGACCTGCAATGCTTTTTCTACTTCCACCCTTTATCCACTCAGCTCTGGGGGGGTACCAAAGCCCAGACCATACTCTGTCCTGATTTATTATACCACTAGCCAATGGGCCATTCTCTTCTTCCACTGTAATGAAATTGTGTAAGGGTTTCtcttcattctcctctcacccagTTATTTCTAATGTATATTAATCCAGGCTGACCTTCTTCCACCTTTGCTGGCTGAAGATGATGCAGTGCCATTCCCTGGATGCTAACAGTTCCTTATTCAACTTATCTCTCTATGAAAGTGTCTTAGACTGTTTACCCAAGTGGGAAGGGACAGCCCATTCCAAGCATCTCATCTACTTCCAGTCTAAATCTCGAAGCTGTCAGGATCACTCACTGATGTCCTCCTCTTCAGCCAAATGGCACTGAGGTGAATTGCAGCACCCATGTTCTTCAGTGCTTTTCATGGCCCAATCATGACACCTTTCTACAGAACTAAACCTTGGCAAAACTGGAAATGACGAAAGCAAGTCAGTGTTTCAGTTATGCAACACTTTGCTAAAACTgtcatgtttccacactgtaaagattctatgattctatgaggtaATAATAAATGACATTCAAATTAGTACCCACCTTGTTACCTAGCAACATGATGACCACGTCCTGTTGTGCATATTCATGTACCTCAGTTAACCAGGCCTGAGAGAAAATGCGGCAGAAAAAATATTCATCAGATTTTTATAATTAACTAAAAGCTCACCACCTTTAGGAAACAGAAGTGGCAAAGTAGCAATGCAAGGTCAACCCTGAGGCTCATACACAAGAGTCAAGTGACAGCTCCACCTACTGGCAGTGACAGTGAAATTTGCAAAGCTACATCAGTGTATAGTCAGCAACAACAGGGAGGGAAGTAGTGGGGCAGGGAAAGAGTTACTGAGTGAAGTTCCTTCtattcttttaaactgaaattAAATCTCCCCTCTACTCTTTTAAATTGAAAATAAAGCTCTCTTTacattgtccccatcaaacactccaaggACAGGGATAGCTTGCAATTGGGTGCAGGGTAAATCTCCGTCTACgttgtccccatcaaacattcccaggatagGGATACCATGTAgttggatacagagtaaatctctctCTACACTATTACCATCAAATGCTCCAAGAACagagacagcatggggttaggtacagagtaaatctGCCTCTACACTGTGCCAATCGAGTGCCCCCAGCACAGTCATACGAAAGTATGTGTTTAGAGTTTGTCTTCTGGGCTCTGTATGCCATTGGCCTTGGAGAACGTATCATGTGGATTGAGTGGAATTCAACCAAGGCCATAAAGTTTAAATTTGGAGGACCAGTTGCAGAAACCAACTTGTATTTTTTGAGTAAAAGACACTTCTCTGGGGTGATCTAGTTGAAATGTTTGATATGATTAAAGGTGTCAATATGGTTGATAGGGTCAAGTTTTTCTGGGCCCAAATTGTAACATGAGATCCATTTGGGGTGGTGTTGGGTAAGTTTACTTCACATCAAGAGGTTTTGGACACCTGGACTTCTCACCCACAAAACACTCTGGAGGCTGAAAGTCAATGGGACCTTTCAAAACTGAGAGTGATTGATCCTTATTGGGCAATGGTCTCATGGATTGTGATACCAAGGTGACTAAATAGATTAAATACATATCTGTAAGTATCTAATTACAAACAAACAAGATTGAAGGACCAAAAGGCCACATCTTGTTCTGAAGGGAGCCTAGACTTTCAGAGAGAATAAGGAGAATGAAAATGTGGAAGTTGCTGTCGATCCTAGTGTGTCAGGTACAGCAGAAACAGTGGTTAAATTTAGCATGGCTTCTAAGCAGTCTGACTCACCAGCACTATTGGTTTAAAACAGATAAAGAGAACCTAATATGATATTTTGAGAGTTCACTGCTTCAAGCATTATTATAGCTCATTAAGTAATGAGCTGGGAGGAGAGCTTTGGGAAATTTGTAGCTCTCTAACCTCGATCTGCTGCTGCAACTCAATTGATTTTCTGCACTCCACCTCCATTCAGTCTATCTGTTTCACGTCACATCTATGTCAACAAGCGTCATCCTCTGGAATAAAGCACTCCAAATGAGCCTTGACATTTCCACTATCAGCTTCACCAGGGCTATGCTTACACAATAAATAGGTGCTAACAGCATTCACAGCCCTACTTCCTGTCATAAACAAATAATCCTCTTCAGTTTTCAATTCTCCATCCTGCAAAGTCCCTGCTTCCTGAATTCAATCAAGACTGCTTGCCCCTGTCCATCTCAATCTCAGTATTTATCTTAATTCTCAGCAATTTGAGGGGGAACTGGCTGCCCCCCCGGATAAACAGCAGCAGCACAGATACCAATTAATCATACATTTAACCAATAGTCATAGCTCCACCTCCTCTCCCTGATATACAAAATGCTTTTGAGTCTCCCATTCAATTCTCCCTTTTTGCCTGCAATCTGAGAGAGGTTGGGTAATCCGAACTTTGTGGTCACATACATTACACTGCCTACTCCCTCTTACAGGGGTTCTGCAAAATGGGGAATTCAGTCCCAGGGTATGTGGCCCATCCACAGCATGTGAGAGGTTTTCAAGAGTTCTGCCTAATCATTGTCTTTTAAGAATAAAACCTTTTTTAGAAATGTGATAATTACCAGCGATGCTGCATTCAACATTAAGATTGAGATTTTATTTTCAAAAGAGTTTAATTCATCATGCTTGAACAGTCAGCAAGTTAATCCAAAGTTAATATACATCGTCAACAGTACTAGCCGAGTGGAAGACACAGCTTACCAAACTGTAGAatgttcaaatcctgccagggttgatggtggaatttgatttcagtaaaggatatctggaattaagaatcaaatctgtacatctctatgactctatgaaaccattgctaattgttggaaaaacttatTTGGCACATTaatgccctttcgggaaggaaatctgccttcctcacctagtctggcctacatgtgattccagactctcAGGAATGTGGTTGATTTTCAGCTGCCCTCTGAAACGgctgagcaagccactcagttgtattaatcgctacaaagtctcaacaaagaaatgaaaccacatGGATCACTTAACATTGACATAGGCACTGGAAAAGGCAACAACAAAAACCGCCCTAGCGACCCTGTAAATTCCTCCTTACTTACATCTGATTCAtttaatttatttattgtcacgtatattttgttacaaaatacagtgaaaagtaaactaactccacagaggctggtatcccgtcatcagctcaccctttacttacatgtgagagtccttgacacagatccaactccctcagagacagctctcagagtgaacagaacctctgacactcctttcttttatattgaactcaaatttcacTATCATTTCTAGAGGAATTTGAACCCATGACCTGAAGTACTTTAGCCTGGGATTCTGATTCAGTAACATTACTGCTACTCCACCACCACtgccctgacactcctgtttttatttgtcagccaaggctccctgattgaaccagattaacagccacaATTAAGGAACTCATAATCTGTGAAGTCTacctcattataatcactacAAATCGTGCTGTTATACTTTCGCCACTTTCCAGCGCCAttttaaaatacagaaaaataaacaaaaacatataaaagcaaaataaataaAGTTCAACTTTACAGTTCTCCTTGTTCCTCTCACCATGTTGCTGAACAAGAATTGCCACTCTCCGGTGTTATCTTGCCTCCGCTACCACCATCATGAGTCCTCGCTGGGCCTCGCCAATACAGTTGCCACTGATGTTGCTGGCCCAAAATTGGCTCATCTGCCTAAAGTCCTTGAAGCGCTTTTGCCCaagacgtcgattttcctgctcctcagatgctgcctgacctgctgtgcttttccagcaccactctcatctagaatctggtttccagcacttGCAGTCCATGTTTTTACCTAGAGTTCGCTCCCGTACTACCTTGCCGACGGAGCCACTGCCGATGCCACCAGGCCCTGCCTTCATGAGACTGTGCTGGACACAGATGCCGGGGGAACCCAAATTCATCTCTACTCTAGTCGGCGCTGAGCCCACCTCGTTGATGCAGAAACTGCTGGGAATTCAAACTCACCATGAATCAACGTTGGGCTTACCTTGCCACCATCAATGCTGCTGCTATCATCATGACCTAGCTCTTCACAGAGCTAAGTAAAACgaagaaaaaaaatgagaaaagagaaaaaaagaaatgcaGATGGAGTGGATGAGCCCCAGCTGAGGAGCCCCactctgccgccatcttggatgcTCATCTAGGGCTTGTCCccaaattgggagagctgtctcacagactagtccaACAACAGACTGACGTactcatactcatggaatcaggTAATGTCCCAAactcatccctggatatgtcctgtcccaggaGAGACTTGGCGGGTGGCACAATGGTATACAGTTAGGATGGAGTTGCCCTACAAGTCCTCAATATTGAGACCAGACTCCATGAAGTCTCATAGCTTCTGGTTAAACATAGAcagggaaacctcctgctgattaccccatttccctgcacttggtccatatccttctaaatcttttaaatattgttaacatacttgcttcaaccacttccgcgAACACCCTCTACCTAAAAATGTtgcacctcaggttcccatttattttattcccctctaaccttaaactgataccctctggttctgaaccctgggaaaaagactgaactcattcaccatatccatgcttTTATAATCTTGTACATTTCTATAAGACCCCCCTCAagctcctacgctctaaagaaaaaggtcctagcttgtctaatctctccctataactcagacccttgagtcctggcaacatccttataaattccttctgcactctgtccagtttaataacatcttttttgtagcaaagtgaccaaaactgaacacataaCTCCAAGTGAgggctcaccaacatcctgtataactgcgaCATAACTTCCTAACGTCTATATTCTGAGGGAGAAAATATGGGTCCCGGCCTCCCCTTAACAGGGTCACAGAACACACAAGATAAAATGTCTGCATTTAGCCACTAAGCCTACCCACAATGCCTCAAACT encodes the following:
- the LOC140463803 gene encoding ras-related protein Rab-37-like isoform X2, whose product is MPRKKSSHVRQASSELPTGAPKSPLRRSRSFSDVHDLTYKNKVVVVDGVKVKLQIWDTAGQERFRSVTHAYYRDAQALLLLYDITSKSSFDNIRAWLTEVHEYAQQDVVIMLLGNKADITSERAIKREEGEKLAREYGVPFIETSAKTGINVELAFLAVAKELKHRSVNQPNEPKFRIDEYIESQREKSSCCGFE